A single window of Oreochromis aureus strain Israel breed Guangdong linkage group 7, ZZ_aureus, whole genome shotgun sequence DNA harbors:
- the pomk gene encoding protein O-mannose kinase, which produces MQGTVGQRSRTTVAYIIPVVGICAAAFLLTNIFIYLYLDSVYQPGLQQVSPLVGCVPQHFKMPTMKNCTAWLQCSQINAEVHELKLIGQGAVKKVYLAEWRGQKVALSRLSSLNYLEDFLHGLSMLQALQSPQVVQLVGFCLEEHIILTEHHPFGSLLNLDGILEKEQHKQHNNWEMRLRLAIDYVTILHYLHNSPVGRRVMCDSNNLEKTLSQFLLTNDFHLVVNDLDALPEVDMSRNLLVKCGHRELIGDFVAPEQLWPFRNNGKPFSDNLMPEYDEKTDIWKIPDVTWFLMGKVPGGDLVHFHLFQIHEKCKKKDPNDRPSAFDVLKVYKSVYSSMVRDSAGFRDML; this is translated from the exons atGCAGGGCACAGTGGGTCAGCGCAGCAGGACTACCGTGGCCTACATTATTCCAGTAGTTGGAATATGTGCTGCTGCTTTCCTCCTTACCAATATATTCATTTACCTCTATCTGGACTCTGTGTATCAGCCTGGTTTGCAGCAAGTTTCACCTCTTGTGGGCTGTGTGCCTCAACACTTTAAAATGCCAACCATGAAAAACTGCACTGCCTGGCTCCAGTGTTCACAAATAAACGCTGAAGTACATGAGCTGAAGCTGATTGGCCAGGGAGCAGTAAAGAAG GTTTATTTGGCAGAGTGGAGAGGTCAGAAGGTAGCTCTGTCAAGGCTATCATCTCTCAATTACTTGGAGGATTTTCTCCATGGATTGTCAATGTTACAGGCCCTGCagagcccccaggtggttcAGTTGGTGGGGTTTTGCCTTGAAGAGCACATCATTTTGACAGAACACCACCCGTTTGGCTCACTGCTTAATCTAGATGGTATTCTTGAAAAAGAGCAGCACAAGCAACACAACAATTGGGAGATGCGGCTGAGGCTAGCTATAGATTACGTCACTATCCTCCATTACCTTCATAACAGTCCAGTTGGGCGACGAGTTATGTGCGATTCAAACAACCTTGAGAAAACTCTGTCCCAATTTCTACTGACAAATGACTTTCATCTAGTAGTGAATGACCTTGATGCACTTCCTGAAGTGGATATGTCCAGAAACTTGTTAGTGAAATGTGGCCATCGGGAGCTCATTGGAGATTTTGTTGCCCCAGAGCAGCTATGGCCATTCAGAAACAATGGAAAGCCATTTTCAGACAATCTCATGCCAGAGTATGATGAGAAGACCGATATTTGGAAGATCCCGGATGTGACGTGGTTCCTTATGGGAAAGGTACCTGGCGGGGATTTAGTCCATTTCCATCTTTTTCAGATCCATGAGAAGTGCAAGAAGAAGGATCCCAACGACCGCCCTTCAGCTTTTGATGTTTTGAAGGTTTACAAATCAGTCTACAGCAGCATGGTACGAGACAGTGCTGGGTTTAGAGATATGCTTTAG